A single genomic interval of Selenobaculum gibii harbors:
- a CDS encoding O-linked N-acetylglucosamine transferase, SPINDLY family protein — protein MRKIVELLHDEIVYLAGNWEDIEANEIVDRSLSVLISIKKRLASKEKIVANICNFLEKKYQDLQLDHKTEYKQIVCQDYINPVLVYLKDYFDEKHLTLGELQLAINKAIEQKLFKQAEQYLMCLRAAFGSDEKFFYITAYVFSQLEKYEEAVAEAEFAIKYKSCLDAEAYMIIGFAKRGLFMYREAISALETSNLLVLKDSMIKESAFVGRNFLALGQLYMYVGEIKKACEAYLSASKYNVVAKEKCEAYSSYLMCLHYEDVMTSENLFQEHCKYKNLLSSVPKETLYHMRKKKKIRIGYISPDFRQHVMSFFYRVFLQYYNKQSFEVYCYCLNEEDKITMQLKRFVNQWRNVKGLDNYSVASLIAQDEVDILVDLAGHSANNALPILNYRPAPVQISGLGYFDTTGLKTVDYILTDNFVDPIGIYDNLFSEKLLRLPYCQFCYTPWDDAPTIGLSPYIKNGYVTFGCFNKYAKITNQAIEVWSQILKQVKGSKLILKSLVYIDENFCKEVFDRFAEFGIEARKLELRPATSDYMEQLRDIDIALDTFPYPGGGTTCDTLYMGVPVITMEGQRHGARFGYSILCNVGLGELVAKNTQEYIEKAVALANDLELIDILHKNLRTMMEKSPLMDTQLYMQEIERAYSEILANKWLNG, from the coding sequence ATGCGAAAGATAGTTGAATTATTACATGATGAGATAGTATATTTAGCTGGTAATTGGGAGGATATTGAGGCAAATGAAATTGTTGATAGAAGCTTGTCTGTCTTAATTTCTATAAAAAAACGATTAGCAAGTAAAGAGAAAATCGTTGCAAATATATGCAATTTTTTAGAAAAGAAATATCAAGATTTACAACTAGATCACAAAACGGAATATAAACAAATTGTTTGTCAAGATTATATTAATCCCGTATTAGTTTATTTGAAAGATTATTTTGATGAAAAACATTTGACGTTAGGTGAATTACAACTTGCTATTAATAAGGCTATTGAACAAAAACTTTTTAAGCAAGCTGAACAGTACTTGATGTGTCTTAGAGCTGCTTTTGGATCAGATGAAAAATTTTTTTATATTACAGCTTATGTATTTTCGCAACTGGAAAAATATGAGGAAGCCGTAGCTGAAGCTGAATTTGCAATTAAATATAAATCATGTCTTGATGCTGAAGCATATATGATTATCGGATTTGCAAAACGAGGTCTATTTATGTATCGGGAGGCAATCTCTGCATTAGAAACTTCTAATTTATTAGTATTGAAAGACAGTATGATAAAAGAAAGTGCATTTGTTGGACGAAATTTTCTGGCTTTAGGTCAGCTATATATGTATGTTGGTGAAATAAAAAAAGCTTGCGAGGCTTATTTATCGGCAAGTAAATATAATGTAGTTGCTAAGGAAAAATGTGAAGCGTACAGCTCTTACCTAATGTGTTTGCATTATGAGGATGTTATGACAAGTGAAAATCTTTTTCAAGAGCATTGTAAGTATAAAAACTTACTTTCATCTGTACCAAAGGAAACTCTTTATCATATGAGAAAGAAGAAAAAAATTAGAATTGGCTATATTTCACCAGATTTTCGTCAGCATGTAATGAGCTTTTTTTATCGGGTTTTCCTGCAATATTATAATAAACAAAGCTTTGAAGTGTATTGTTATTGCTTAAATGAAGAAGATAAGATTACAATGCAGCTTAAACGATTTGTTAACCAGTGGCGGAATGTGAAGGGGCTAGATAATTACAGTGTTGCTAGCCTGATTGCTCAAGATGAAGTTGATATTTTAGTTGATTTGGCAGGACATTCAGCTAACAATGCATTGCCAATTCTAAATTATCGACCTGCGCCAGTGCAAATATCAGGACTGGGTTATTTTGATACGACGGGATTAAAGACAGTTGATTATATATTAACAGACAATTTTGTTGATCCTATTGGGATATATGATAATTTATTTTCAGAAAAACTACTAAGGCTGCCATATTGTCAATTTTGCTATACCCCATGGGATGATGCACCAACAATTGGGCTATCTCCATACATAAAAAATGGCTATGTTACGTTTGGATGTTTTAATAAGTATGCAAAAATAACGAATCAAGCTATTGAGGTGTGGAGTCAAATTTTAAAACAGGTCAAAGGCTCAAAGCTAATATTAAAAAGTTTAGTCTATATTGATGAAAATTTTTGCAAGGAAGTGTTCGATAGATTTGCTGAGTTCGGCATTGAAGCACGGAAACTCGAACTTCGTCCTGCGACTAGTGATTATATGGAACAACTGCGTGATATTGACATTGCTCTTGACACATTTCCTTATCCAGGAGGGGGGACGACCTGTGATACGCTCTATATGGGTGTGCCAGTCATTACAATGGAGGGGCAAAGACATGGAGCGAGGTTTGGTTATAGCATTTTGTGTAATGTCGGCTTGGGGGAACTTGTAGCAAAAAATACACAGGAATATATTGAAAAAGCAGTGGCTCTTGCAAATGACCTTGAATTAATTGATATATTGCACAAAAATCTAAGAACAATGATGGAAAAATCGCCATTAATGGATACTCAATTATATATGCAAGAGATTGAGCGGGCATATAGTGAAATCTTAGCTAACAAATGGCTAAATGGGTAG